TTTTATCACCGCTTTTTAAAGGTTCATTAAGAATAACTTTTAAGATAGTGTTGTCCAAAATAGTTTCAACGGATTTGCCATCTACTTTCAAATTTTTAACCACAGTACCTAATCCTTTTTTCTCATAGTTTCCATAGGCTATGGCCTTATTGTTCTGTTGGTGTAGCTCTGAGCAATACGAATTTGGTATAAAAGCATTTTGATAGAGGTGAAAATAGAGTTCGTTTAAATCATCTGGCGAGTTGTTCCAATAGACAAGCTCTTCCGAAGCATCAATGATATCTTTAGTTTCATCAACATTTGCTTTGATAGTATAGTGTACATCTTGTTGCCAATATCCAGCTGGTGCTTTATTTTTCCAATAGTTGGGGTTATCGGCTTGATTATATGTGTTGGGTGTAGTAAGCGGATCGTACTTTGTTTGTGAAAACGTCACTGTACTTAATAAAATGCAAAATAATATAAACGGATACTTCATAAAGCTATCTTAAAATTAGTCTGCAAAGATAGAAAAATCAATCAGATTTCTAAGTGGAGCTTAATGTTTATAAGTCTAGAGGTGAGTCGATTAGGAACACCGAATTGAAAACCATTGGTATCTTTTACCCACAAAAATGAAATGGTATTATCAATATCGAGTAAATTAAACACTTCCATACTTATCCAAGTGGATTTTGTAAAATTGAAAGGGTTATATTTTTTTCCTTTTTGTCCCTCTTTTTTGATGATAGCAGAAAAGCCGACATCCACTCTTTTGTAATTTGGAATAGTAAAATTGTATTGCCCTTTGTAGCTTCCTGGAGCGGTTAGTGGTAGTCGAGAGCCATATACAAGATTGAGGTGCATCTTAAAATTAGGATTCTTTGGTAAATAATCTTGAAAGAATAGGTTAAAATTAATCAATTGATCCGTAGGTCTGTCGTAATATCCTGGCTCAATGGTATTACCTTCACTGTCTATGTAACTATCGTCAAGGATATCTGCTTTGGTGCTAAGGATTGAGATACTCGCCCAAGATTCTATATTTTTAACAAACTCACCATTTAATCTTAAATCAAATCCTTTAGCATAACCAACGGCATTATTGTTGGCATAATATCTTATTCTAACGTTTTCGACCTCGTAAGGAATAAGGTTAGTGATATCTTTATAATATAATTCGGTTACTAATTTGAATGGTCGTTGCCAAATTTTAAAATTATAATCGCTACCCAGCACATAGTGTAAGGATTTTTGAGATTTTATATTGGTATTTATCTGACCATTAAAGTCTCTGAGTTCTCTGTAAAATGGTGATTGGTAGTAGTACCCCGTAGCAAACCTGAACACAATATCTTTGTCCCAAAATGGTTCGTATGAAATTGAAGCTCTAGGACTAAAAAGGTACTCATCATTTAAACTCCAATAGGCTGTTCTAATCCCTGAATTGAGATTAAATCGTCCAAGTTTTTGTTCGAACTGCATATAAGCATTGTATCTGTTCGAATTCAAATCAATAGATGTTCTAAGTGATTCGTCGAGTACAAAGGAAGTTGGATTTTGTATTCCTACACCTATTGAATCTACTGGGTGAGGAAGGGAATAGTCGGAAGAATCAATTAGTGTCCATTCGTTTATTTCATCAATTATGTTCTCTTTTTGCCCTTTTATACCCCACCTAAACTCGAAGTCGTTTTTAAAGTAAACACCTTTATGCTCAATGTTATATACAGTGGCTTGTAGGTAGTTTCTAGCGTGGTTTAGGTGTGAGCCAACACCAATATTGAAACTGGCCTCTCCAAAGGATTCTGAGCCTAAATCATTATCTACTTCTGATAACCAGTATTGCCCTAATATATCAAAGGTTTCACTTTCATAAGTTTGAAAAGCGGTAAATGTCAAGTCTGTTTTTAGATTTTCATTTGCCTGAAATGATAGATTGTAGGCATTAAAAAAAGTTTCGTAGCTGTCTATTTCTTGACCTTCAAAATAAATACGCAATTCAAGGGGTACGCTTATCGTTCCAAAGCGAGTAGTTTTATTGGCAGGCTTGTGTTGATATTTGTTTCTAGAGTAATTTAATAGCGTATTCAATGACAAGCGTTTACTAATCTGATAGCTTAGGAATGCTTGAACATCGCTAAAGCTTGGTTTATATTCACCTTCCGTTTCTAAACTATTTAATAAATAAGCATTGGATTTGTGTCTTACTCCAAGAAGGTAAGAGAGTTTTTTAGATTTATTAGCACCTTCAAGGTGTAAATTTGCACCTAATAAACTCATTGTAGTAGAAGCCGCAAATTCCTTAGGCTTTTTGTAAGTGATATCCAGAACTGATGACATTTTATCACCATACCTTGCTGCATATCCTCCTGCTGAAAATTGTATTGAAGAAACGAGATCTGAGTTTACAAAGGATAAGCCTTCTTGTTGGCCTGAGCGTATTAAAAATGGTCGATATACTTCAATGCCATTGACGTAAACTAGATTTTCATCAAAGTTACCGCCTCTAACAGTGTATTGAGAACTGAGCTCTGTAGAAGAGTTTACTCCAGGTAATGTTTTGATTAAACCTTCTACACCACTACTTGTAGATGGAAGAGAAACGACATGTTTAGCATCAACTTTTTCAAAGGTATTGCCTCGATTCTTTTTATCTTCTATTTCCACATTATCAATGGAAACGCCCAGGTTTTTCATAACAATATTGAGCTCATAATTTTGCCCCTTTTTAAGCATGGGGAGCTTAATTTTTTGAGTTTTATAGCCTATAAAAGAAAAGATAAGTTCTTGATTTCTATTGGCAGAAACGTCAATAGAATACGAGCCATTACCATCTGAGATAGTTCCTTTAGATTCGTTTAATACACTTACGTTTACACCTTGGAGGAAGAAGCTTTCTGAAGTAGTTATCACTCCACTAACATTTTGCCCAATGCCGTTTAACGAAAGGAATACAGTGAGGATAAATGAATGCCAGAAAACACCTTTTAACATAGACTCGCAAATGTATTAATATTCATATTAACTTTATTTTAGTTAAACACATTTATTTTATTTTTGGCAACAAATAGAATAACTCATAAAAAGAAGATATAGTATCTATGAAAAAAATATTGGTTTTGTGCACAGGAAATTCATGTCGTTCTCAGATGATGGAAGTCGTTTTGAAAAAGCGGTTAGATAATTCATTGTTTTCGGTTTATAGTGCTGGTGTTGAAGCACATGGAATTAATCCCTACATGAAAAAAGCTATGGAAAATTTAGGCTATTCTCTTGATGGTCACACTTCTAATACCATGAAAGAGTATGAGGATATACATTTTGATTTAGTTTTTACGGTTTGCGATCATGCCAAAGACAATTGCCCTTATTTTCAAAATGCTACCCAACGCATTCACCATTCTTTTAATGACCCTGCAGATGCTGAAGGAAGCGATGATGAAAAAATGGTCGTTTATGAACAAGTAAGAGATGAGATTATCGCCTATTGTAATGAGATAATTAAAACATTCAATTAAAATTATCGGTAAAAGACGGCCTCGTATTTAGTAAAATTATCTAATGAGTCGTAAACAAGTATCTTAAATACGTGTTTGCCCGGTTTCAAATCCTTATCAAAATAGTGAGTGAGGCGGTTACGCTTAGGTTCGTACTCCATTAGTACCCATTTGCCATTAATTGTGGCTGTATATTTTTTTATATCAGTCTGCTCATCTTTAATTGTAACCTTGAGGTTAGAGCTTTTAATCGTTTTGCCGGGGTATATGTTTAAGCCTTTAACAACAGGCTTAATCGTATCAACTGCTACTGAAAAATCACCAAATTTTCTAGTTTTCACAGAAAGTACACCATTTTCATATTTTCCGCCCACATAGTTTATTTTGCCTTTATTATTGAGTTTACAAATGAATGCTTTTGATGCTAGAGAATCAGGCACCGTTGTTTTTACGGACAAAGAATATGCGTTATGTACCGTTGTTTCTTCATCATGAATAGAGTGAATAGGAGAGTGAAAAATATCACTTGAGTCATTAAAAACATTGTATTTGAAATATAAAGTGTCGTAAAGAGAATAACTTGGTATTTCTATTGATACCGATTCATTTTTAAAACTATTCTTCGAATTGAATGGAAATACTGAAGTGAATTTAATAGTGTCCAAAGGATGAACAGCCTCTAAATTAGGTTCAACCTTTTTGACTTTAAAACTCAATTTTGAAAGGTTTCCATAAACGTCTTTAATTCGCATTTCAACAGACTGAATACTACCATTGGGTTTTATAATTCCTCTATTAGAAACATAATCATAGATAGACAGCTTATTATTGGGTTCAATAAAGCATTTGTGAATTTTTCTTTTGTTAGCTATTTTTTCGGAATAATCTAGATGGCAATTAATATAGCGTGTTTCGTGAAATCCAAATTCCTCCATACTGTGGGAGTATATCAATTGACTATCAACTAACAGTTCTATGGAGTAAACTCCATTTTTATTTTTAGCAAAATTCAATAAATCGTAGGTGTTGATACCTAGCGCATATGGGCCACTAACTTCAATTGTTTCATCAATATAGCATGTTTTGCCTGAGCCTTTCACCTTAAAAATGGGATCTTCAAAGGTATTGTTAACTTGAGTATTTTTACTTTTGGCATATACCTTAAGTTCTTTTATTACTGGAGGTATATTGTCAATTACGTTAAAACCAAACATTAATCCGTTTTGTGGATATTGGTTTTGGCTATCTCTAATTTCAAAATGGAGATGTGGTGCGGCAGAACTTCCTGTATTTCCTGACAAGCCGATGATATCACCTTCTTTGACTCTCAATTCATCTTTTTCAGGAAATAGCTCAATATCATAGCTTTGTTGTTCGTATTGATTGCTGATCACATACTCTTGTATAGCACCATTATAGCGCATTAGGTGTGCATATACAGAGCTGTATCCATTATCATGTGTGATATAGATTGCTTTACCATAACCCCAAGGAGAAACTTTTATTCTAGATACATAGCCATCTGCAATAGCATATACCCTTAGTCCAGATTCACCTTTGGTTTTGATATCAATACCCGCATGAAAGTGATTACTTCTCAACTCCCCAAAAGTTCCAGATAATACTAAAGGAATATCTAAAGGAGGGTGAAGGTCTTGAGGGTGATTCTGACTAAAAACAAGAGTAGAATAAGATATAATAAGAGCGAGTAGGCTATTTCTTAACATCAACAAAAAATATTTATGTGTTTAAACTATAATAAAACATTCGCAAAAATAATACTATAAAAATTAACGGAATACTTTGTAATTAAGTATTGCAATGTTACCTTTGTTATTCATATCAATTGAGGAAATTTTTTGCTGAATATGAAAGTTACTATCGAGAGATTACATAATAAGTTAGAGTTATTACTCTCTAACTATCAGCAGATTAAAGAAGAGTTAAATACTTCTTCACAAAAGGTTGATGAATTATCCAAGAAACTGGAAGTTCAAAACGAAACTATCCAACAATTGAATGAAAAAAATAAGGTTTTAAAGCTTTCTTCTTCAATTCAGGGAGACGGAGACCAAGGAGATAATAAAGCTGCAAAACAAAAAATTAATGAGCTGGTGCGTGAAATTGATAAATGCATTGCCTTGTTGAATAAATGATTTGAAATTGCTCTATGCAACAACTAAAAATTAAAGTAACAGTAGCTAATAGGGTTTACCCCCTTACCATCAATAGAAAAGATGAGGAAGGTGTTCGTAAAGCTGTTAAAACTATCGAAGATAGGCTGAAGCTTTATGAAGCTAAATTTGAAGCTCGTGACACTCAAGATTTATTGAGTATGTGTTTGCTTGAAATGGCTGTTAAAGTACTTGGTGATGAGCAAAAGGTTAAAGTAGATAGTAGCCTAGAAGATCAGTTATTAGCAATGGAATCTATCATTGACAGCCACTTATAAAAAATGTTCTTTAAATAATACCCACGTCAATCAATCCAGTTTTTAAACTCAACACGTTTTTATTCGAGGACTGACTTATGCCTTCAAAAACCGGCCTCAACCTTTTAGGTTTCTTAACAGAACAGTGGACTTTTGCGATTGTGTAGCTACCTCAACCATTTTTAAAAGGAGTTTATTAGCTCATCGTTTGGTGTGGGTATTTAATTTTAAACTTAAAACAATGAATTCAATCATAATTTTGATGACTCTTACAGGAGTTTTAGTTGGTGGGGCGATATCGTACTTTATTATTAACTATAATTCTAAGAAAAAATCAAATTCAATTATAGCTGAGGCCAAAAAAGAAGCTGAACAGATAAAAAAAGATAAAATTTTACAAGCTAAAGAAAAGTTTATAGAACTTAAATCTGAGCATGAAAAGGTTATCAATCAGCGTAATCAGAAACTAGCACATTCTGAATCTAGAGTCAAAGAGAAAGAAAATAAACTTTCACATAAGTTAGGTCAAGTAAGCAATAAAGAAAAAAAGCTAGACGAAATACGTAACTCTATCTCTAGGCAACAGGAGATTCTTCAGCAAAAAGAGGAAAAATCAAATAAGCTGCTAGAAAAACAAGTGGAGGCTTTAGAGACTATATCTGGCTTATCTGCTGACGAAGCTAAAGAAGAACTCGTACAAGCTCTTAAAGATGAAGCCAAAACGAAATCGTTAGCATATGCCCAAGAGATAGTAGAAGAAGCTAAATTGACAGCTAGCAAGGATGCTAAAAAAATCATAATTCAAACTATTCAGAGAGTAGCTACTGAACAAGCTATCGAAAATTCGGTGTCCGTATTCAACATAGATAGTGACGATGTCAAAGGAAGAATTATTGGTAGAGAGGGGAGAAATATCCGATCTTTAGAAGCTGCTACTGGTGTGGAGATTATTGTTGACGATACTCCTGATGCTATACTTTTATCTTGTTTTGACCCGATAAGGCGAGAGGTTGCCCGTTTAGCTTTACATAAGCTAGTTACAGATGGTAGAATACACCCTGCTAGAATTGAAGAAGTCGTTAAGAAGACAAGAAAGCAAATAGAAGAAGAAATTATCGATATTGGAAAAAGAACTTCTATTGACTTAGGAATTCATGGTTTACATCCTGAAATGATAAGAATGGTCGGACGTATGAAATACCGTTCTTCTTATGGTCAAAACCTTTTACAACACTCTAGAGAGGTTGCTAATATGTGTGCAACGATGGCGTCTGAACTAGGTCTTAATGCCAAGGCAGCTAAGCGAGCTGGTTTGTTACACGATATCGGCAAAGTACCTGATGATGAGCCAGAATTGCCTCACGCTATATTAGGAATGAAATTAGCTCAAAAATATGGTGAAAAGGAGCATATATGTAATGCTATTGGTGCTCACCACGACGAAGTAGAAATGACGTCTATGATTTCACCTATTGTACAGGTCTGTGATGCTATTTCGGGTTCTCGACCTGGTGCCAGACGTGAAATTGTAGAATCTTACATCAAGCGAATCAAAGAGTTGGAAGATACAGCTTTAGCTTATCCAGGTGTTCTTAAATCTTATGCTATCCAAGCAGGAAGGGAGCTTAGAGTAGTTGTAGAAAGTGAAAAGATATCGGACACCGATGCGGAAAAATTATCGTTTGAGATATCACAAAAGATAGAAACAGAGATGACCTATCCTGGTCAAGTTAAAGTTACTGTTATCAGAGAAACTAGAGCAGTAAACTTCGCTAAATAGTTTTTACTTAGTTGATTTAAATAGCCTAATTAATGTTATCATTTCTTGGGCTTTTTCTTTTTTCGTTTGAAAGGTAAAAGAATGTAGTAGGTTATTTATCAAACGCTTAATAATAGCGGTGTTTCCGCAAGGCGCAAAATATTTAGATTCTTCTTTTAGTTTTTCCCTCTTTAAAAAAACTTCCAAATCTTGACGATTGAGTATTGAACCTTTACTAAACGGATTGATATAAAATTTGATAGGATCACCATTAATTTCATTTTCATCTTCAAAACCAAGGATAAAATGTTTGGGCATATTTATTCCACATATGGGTAAGCCTATTTGTTTAGCAATAATGATGTAAAGCATGGATAGGGATAAAGGGTTTCCTTTATGATTGTCAATCAGACTATTAATAAAAGAATTATCAGGTGAATGAAAATTCCTTGTATTACCTTTAAATCCATTTTCTTTGAAAAAAACATTATTAAATGCAGAGATTTTTTCCAACTCAGAATAGGCTTGTTCTACTTTAGTACTGACTTGTTGAGCTAGAGTGTAAATTTTGTTTCTGTAAAATTGTTCGTCAATATCAGGGTATTGGTATTTGCTAATAATAAACCAAGCTTCAAGTAGATTTTTATCGCTTGTTCTAATCCATTTTTTTAATGAATTAACGGTACCACTAAAATGTATTTCATGAATGATTTTTTCAGCTCTATCTTGTACAAGACTATCGAAGTTACTTTCCCAAGCATTTTCTAGTTCTGGCAATATATCAACACCTAATTCAATAAGTCTTGTTTTGACAGAATCAAAGACGTCCTTATCAGGGTCTTCCAAAAGACTAATTAAAGCGTTGAGCTCTTTATCGTTCATTTTACACCAGTTTATCTAATGCTTGTTCTATTAGATTTTCGATAGCACCTTTAGGGTTGTTGGAGTATTCATTTCTGGCTCTGTTAGCCAATATAGTACAGATAGTTAAGCAATTATGTCCCATAAGTTTGCCTAAGCCATAAAGTGCAGAAGTCTCCATCTCAAAGTTAGTTATTTTTGTGCCATTATGGTTGAAGTTAAGCAATCTTTTATGTAAATCTTCAATAGCAAAAGGGATACGCATTTTTCTGCCTTGAGGGGCATAAAACCCTGGGGCAGTAACTGTTATGCCTTGCTGATAAACTTTAAATTTATTAAGCAGTTCATTATCTGCAGAATAGACGTAAGGCTTTGACAGTTCGTTAGGCCATTTTATTTGTTGGTCAATAGCCTGTTGCATGTCCTTATCAAATTGGTTGTTAGCATAAAAATGCATAAGGTTATCAATGCCTAATCCATGAGAAGATACGACTAATGAATTTACTTCAATGTCACTTTGTATAGTTCCTGAAGTGCCTAGTCTTACTAGATTAAGACTGGTTTTTTCTTCTTTTTCTTTTGCACTATCCAAATGAGTATTCACTAAAGCGTCTAATTCGTTAAGAACAATATCGACATTATCTGTTCCTATTCCTGTAGAAACGGCGCTAATTCTCTTATGGCCTATATAGCCTGTATGGGTTACAAACTCACGATTAGCTATTTGATATTCTATACGGTCAAAGTGCTTTGATATTTCACTAACCCTACCTTGGTCACCGACTAAAAATATATCCTTTGCAATGTGTTCTGGTAATAAATTTAGGTGATAAACTCCTTTTATTTCTTTAGCGTGAGATTTCATCTTGTTTTTGTTTACTTTTGTATTAGCAAAGCTATATTAAATTATTATGACTTCTAAAGATATTATTCTCGTTCCCATAGGTTTTACCAATCAATCTATTATTGCTTTACAACAAGCAGTAGTTGTTGCAAAACATACTGATTCTGAATTATTTCTACTTTCAGTTGTAGAAATGCCTACTGCTATTCAAAAGATTTTTTCTGATTACGAAGAAAAGCAAAAGCAGTTCAAAGAAAAGTTAAGAGAAAACCTTCTTGATTTGAGTTCAAAATATTGTGATGGGGTAAAAAATGTAAAATGTATGGTAACCTCTGGTAAGATTTATGAAGAGATTATTGATGTAGCAGATTCCATTAATGCTAATTTGATTGTTATGGGTACTGATGGTACTCCAAAAGACATCAAGAAGAAGTTTATTGGATCCAATGCCAACAAAGTGGTTAGATCAGCACCATGTCCTGTTATTACAATCAAAGGTAAATCTGTAAGTACTTCCTGCGAGGTCATTGCTTTACCTTTAGATTTGAACAAAGAAACTCGTGAAAAAGTGACTTATGCTATACAATATGCAAGGTTATTCAACTCATCGATTAAAGTATTCTCAGTATCTTATGACAACGATGACGACTCTATTAAAAATAAACTGAATAGAAACCTATCTCAAGTAAACGATTTCATCTCTTCTAAGGGTATTAGTTGCAGTAAAGACTTATTAGAAATCTCAACTTCAGCAAGTTTTTCAGGTTCAATTGTCAAGTATACTGAAGATATCAACGCCGATTTGATAATGATAATGACAAAAGGAGAGGATAATTTAGATTTGAATTTCTTGGGTTCTAACGCTAGAAAATTGATTAACAAATCGGATATTCCAGTCATGAGTATTAGGCCATCTGTCAAAAAAGACACTTCTTCTTTTACTGTACAATAATTGAAAGATGTTCATAAACTTTTTGAAATTTTGAATACAGACTACACTCATTTATTAGTTTTCTTCTTTCACTAAGTTATATGAAGCTTTTATTATCTTTTTTTCTAATCCTATTTTCATTTTTAGCATTCAATGCTGATAAGGATATTGATGTACAATCTCCGCCATTTTACAATGTCGATAAGGTTTGGGTAAACCAGACCATGTCCACTATGACTTTAGACCAAAAGATTGCACAATTGTTTATGGTTGCGGCTTATTCTAACAAGGGCAAATCGCATCAAAAAGAAATAGAAAATTTAATAAGCAACTATCACATCGGCGGTTTGATGTTTATGCAAGGCGGTCCGATTAGGCAATTGCGGTTAACGAATTCTTATCAATCTTTAAGTAAAGTGCCTTTGATGATTGCACAAGATGCAGAATGGGGCTTATCTATGCGTATAGATAGCACAATTCGTTTTCCATGGCAAATGACCTTAGGAGCAATTCAAAATGACAGTTTGATTTATCAGATGGGCTTAGAAATTGCAAGACAATGCAAACGCTTGGGAGTACATATCAATTTTGCACCAGTAGTGGATGTTAATTCTAACCCTAAAAACCCCATTATTAATAACCGATCTTTTGGTGAAAACCCCTTTCGAGTAGCTCAGCAATCTTTAGCCTATATGCAAGGACTGCAAGACGGTGGAGTTTTGGCATGTGCAAAGCATTTTCCCGGACATGGAGATACGGATGCGGACTCTCATAAAACCTTACCAACTATCAATCATTCGTACGAACGCTTAGACTCTATTGATTTGATACCATTTAAGAGCTTGTTCGATAAAGGCTTAGGAAGTGTTATGGTTGCTCATTTACATATCCCTGCTTTGGACGATACCGACTCTTTGGCTTCCACTTTATCTGATAAGGTGGTCAATGGTTTGTTAAAAGATACTTTAGGATTTAAGGGTTTAGTCATTACCGATGCCTTGAATATGAAAGGGGTAAGTCAGTTTTACGAACCTGGTGAAGTCGATTTGAAAGCCTTATTAGCAGGCAACGATGTATTGCTCTTCGCTGAAGACGTACCCAAAGCCATTGAAAAAATCAAAGAAGCTATTGCCAATAGAGATATCAGTGAAGAAGAGATTGACAAAAGGTGTAGAAAAATATTGATGACCAAAAAATGGTTTGGTCTAGACAATAAAATACACCTTAATGAGAGTGATTTAATTCAAGATTTGAATCCTAAGTCTGCTATAGCCTTAAACGAATCTCTTGTTGAAAAATCCATTACATTACTACAAAACGAAGGATCATTATTGCCTCTTAAGAAGCTAGACACTTTGAATATTGCAGTAGTGAGTATAGGCGAGAAGTCCACACCTTTTCAGTCTACCTTATCCAAGTACGCTTCGATACAAAAGTTTCATCTTAAGGAGGAGCACAGTCAGAGCGAAAGAAAATCAATGTTGGACTCATTAGCCCAATATAATCTAGTTATTGCAAGTGTTCACAAATCCAACAAACACGCTTGGAAATCTTATCGAATACATCAGAATACGGATTTGTTTTTACAAACTCTTGCCTTTCAATCTAAAGTGGTGTTAAGTGTTTTTGCCAATCCCTATTCTCTGAGTGATTTGTTGATGACTTATTCTTTTGATGGTTTGATAATGGCCTATCAAAATTCTGATGAAGCACAAAATTATGCTGCTCAGTTGATTTTTGGAGGAGTAGGAGTAAAAGCTAGCTTGCCCGTATCCAACAAACATTTTAAGGAAGGTTCAGGGTTAGAGCTAAAGCCCATACGTCTTAAATATAATAGAGCAGAGAGTTTGGGAATAGATAGCGAACGCTTTCTTAAAATCGATAGTATTGTATCCGATGCTATTGACAAAGAAGCAACGCCAGGTTGTCAGATATTAGCTATAAAAGATGGTACTGTTTTTTTTGAAAAGAGTTATGGATATCATACCTACAAGAAGAAAACTAAAGTAGAGAATACGCATATTTATGATTTGGCTTCCTTGACTAAAATCATTGCTTCCGTA
This Flavobacteriales bacterium DNA region includes the following protein-coding sequences:
- a CDS encoding glycoside hydrolase family 3 N-terminal domain-containing protein; protein product: MKLLLSFFLILFSFLAFNADKDIDVQSPPFYNVDKVWVNQTMSTMTLDQKIAQLFMVAAYSNKGKSHQKEIENLISNYHIGGLMFMQGGPIRQLRLTNSYQSLSKVPLMIAQDAEWGLSMRIDSTIRFPWQMTLGAIQNDSLIYQMGLEIARQCKRLGVHINFAPVVDVNSNPKNPIINNRSFGENPFRVAQQSLAYMQGLQDGGVLACAKHFPGHGDTDADSHKTLPTINHSYERLDSIDLIPFKSLFDKGLGSVMVAHLHIPALDDTDSLASTLSDKVVNGLLKDTLGFKGLVITDALNMKGVSQFYEPGEVDLKALLAGNDVLLFAEDVPKAIEKIKEAIANRDISEEEIDKRCRKILMTKKWFGLDNKIHLNESDLIQDLNPKSAIALNESLVEKSITLLQNEGSLLPLKKLDTLNIAVVSIGEKSTPFQSTLSKYASIQKFHLKEEHSQSERKSMLDSLAQYNLVIASVHKSNKHAWKSYRIHQNTDLFLQTLAFQSKVVLSVFANPYSLSDLLMTYSFDGLIMAYQNSDEAQNYAAQLIFGGVGVKASLPVSNKHFKEGSGLELKPIRLKYNRAESLGIDSERFLKIDSIVSDAIDKEATPGCQILAIKDGTVFFEKSYGYHTYKKKTKVENTHIYDLASLTKIIASVPSLMHLEEQGQIHLDSSLQNYITLADTSNKKKLTLREILAHQSGLASWIPFYKNTLEEDGSLRDTLYSTEYTDTFSVRVADGIYLHREYPDSIMFRILATKLNDKEYKYSDMGFYLFKDIIENKSSLSLEDFVKQEFYAPLGLSTMGYLPKERFDSSRIVPTEFDYYFRSQLIHGDVHDMGAAMLGGVGGHAGLFSNANDLGIFMQMLLQKGEYGGQRYFQKFTVSQFTSCQYCEDDNRRGAGFDKAVLENQEGGPACDCSPSYKAYGHTGFTGTLVWADPDEQFVYVFLSNRIHPTSENKKLLEMDVRTKIMQVFYDAIRTDN